A region of Etheostoma cragini isolate CJK2018 chromosome 2, CSU_Ecrag_1.0, whole genome shotgun sequence DNA encodes the following proteins:
- the camk2d2 gene encoding calcium/calmodulin-dependent protein kinase type II delta 2 chain isoform X13, translating into MALTICTRFTDEYQLFEELGKGAFSVVRRCVKISSGQEFAAKIINTKKLSARDHQKLEREARICRLLKHTNIVRLHDSISEEGFHYLVFDLVTGGELFEDIVAREYYSEADASHCIQQILESVHHCHVNGIVHRDLKPENLLLASKLKGAAVKLADFGLAIEVQGDQQAWFGFAGTPGYLSPEVLRKDPYGKPVDMWACGVILYILLVGYPPFWDEDQHRLYQQIKAGAYDFPSPEWDTVTPEAKDLINKMLTINPSKRITAAEALKHPWICQRSTVASMMHRQETVECLKKFNARRKLKGAILTTLLVTRNFSAKSLLNKKADGVKEPQTTVIHNPVDGNKESIESANTTIEDDDVKACTNNNKARKQEIIKVTEQLIESINNGDFESYAKICDPGLTSFEPEALGNLVEGHDFHRFYFENALSKGNKPVHTILLNPHVHLIGENAACIAYIRLTQYMDTSGMPRTMQSEETRVWHRRDGKWQNIHFHRSGSPSIPSH; encoded by the exons ggGCGCATTCTCTGTGGTCAGGAGGTGTGTGAAGATCTCCTCTGGACAGGAATTTGCTGCAAAAATCATCAACACTAAGAAGCTTTCTGCCAGAG atcATCAAAAGCTGGAACGAGAGGCGAGGATTTGTCGTTTACTGAAGCACACCAACATCG TACGACTTCATGACAGCATATCAGAAGAGGGTTTCCACTATCTGGTGTTTGATCT GGTGACAGGAGGAGAGCTGTTTGAGGACATTGTAGCCAGGGAGTACTACAGTGAGGCGGATGCCAG CCACTGCATACAGCAGATCCTCGAGAGTGTCCATCACTGCCATGTTAATGGGATCGTCCACAGGGATCTGAAG CCTGAGAACCTTCTATTGGCCAGTAAGCTGAAGGGGGCGGCGGTCAAGTTGGCTGACTTTGGGCTGGCTATCGAGGTGCAGGGGGACCAGCAGGCATGGTTTG GTTTTGCCGGCACCCCGGGCTACTTGTCTCCGGAGGTTTTGAGGAAAGACCCATATGGGAAGCCAGTGGACATGTGGGCCTGTg GTGTGATTTTATATATCCTGCTGGTGGGCTACCCTCCCTTCTGGGATGAGGACCAACACCGCCTGTACCAACAAATCAAGGCAGGGGCCTATGAT ttccCATCCCCAGAGTGGGACACTGTAACTCCTGAGGCCAAAGATCTGATCAACAAGATGCTAACAATCAACCCCAGTAAACGCATCACTGCCGCAGAGGCCCTAAAACATCCCTGGATCTGC CAACGGTCCACTGTAGCTTCCATGATGCACAGGCAGGAGACTGTGGAGTGCTTGAAGAAATTCAACGCTAGGAGAAAACTCAAG GGAGCCATATTGACCACTTTGCTGGTCACAAGAAACTTCTCAG CCAAGAGTTTGCTCAACAAGAAGGCAGATGGTGTTAAG gaACCACAGACAACTGTGATCCACAACCCCGTGGATGGAAATAAG GAGTCCATTGAGAGTGCCAACACCACCATTGAGGATGATGATGTAAAAG CTTGCACCAATAACAATAAAG CTCGCAAACAGGAAATTATCAAAGTCACTGAGCAGTTGATTGAGTCTATCAACAATGGAGACTTTGAGTCCTATGC GAAGATTTGTGATCCTGGTCTTACTTCCTTTGAGCCTGAGGCCCTGGGCAACCTGGTGGAAGGACATGACTTCCATCGGTTTTACTTTGAGAATG CACTGTCCAAAGGGAACAAGCCAGTGCACACCATCCTCTTGAACCCACATGTGCACCTAATTGGGGAAAATGCAGCATGTATTGCCTATATCCGACTGACCCAGTACATGGATACCAGTGGCATGCCCCGCACCATGCAGTCTGAGGAGACCCGTGTGTGGCACCGCCGCGACGGCAAGTGGCAGAACATCCACTTCCACCGTTCGGGCTCGCCCAGCATCCCCTCACA ttaa
- the camk2d2 gene encoding calcium/calmodulin-dependent protein kinase type II delta 2 chain isoform X6 — protein MALTICTRFTDEYQLFEELGKGAFSVVRRCVKISSGQEFAAKIINTKKLSARDHQKLEREARICRLLKHTNIVRLHDSISEEGFHYLVFDLVTGGELFEDIVAREYYSEADASHCIQQILESVHHCHVNGIVHRDLKPENLLLASKLKGAAVKLADFGLAIEVQGDQQAWFGFAGTPGYLSPEVLRKDPYGKPVDMWACGVILYILLVGYPPFWDEDQHRLYQQIKAGAYDFPSPEWDTVTPEAKDLINKMLTINPSKRITAAEALKHPWICQRSTVASMMHRQETVECLKKFNARRKLKGAILTTLLVTRNFSAKSLLNKKADGVKEPQTTVIHNPVDGNKESIESANTTIEDDDVKAVHLGSLVSGILSSKSRSSQMSDSRQTPTSSVQTCTNNNKARKQEIIKVTEQLIESINNGDFESYAKICDPGLTSFEPEALGNLVEGHDFHRFYFENALSKGNKPVHTILLNPHVHLIGENAACIAYIRLTQYMDTSGMPRTMQSEETRVWHRRDGKWQNIHFHRSGSPSIPSH, from the exons ggGCGCATTCTCTGTGGTCAGGAGGTGTGTGAAGATCTCCTCTGGACAGGAATTTGCTGCAAAAATCATCAACACTAAGAAGCTTTCTGCCAGAG atcATCAAAAGCTGGAACGAGAGGCGAGGATTTGTCGTTTACTGAAGCACACCAACATCG TACGACTTCATGACAGCATATCAGAAGAGGGTTTCCACTATCTGGTGTTTGATCT GGTGACAGGAGGAGAGCTGTTTGAGGACATTGTAGCCAGGGAGTACTACAGTGAGGCGGATGCCAG CCACTGCATACAGCAGATCCTCGAGAGTGTCCATCACTGCCATGTTAATGGGATCGTCCACAGGGATCTGAAG CCTGAGAACCTTCTATTGGCCAGTAAGCTGAAGGGGGCGGCGGTCAAGTTGGCTGACTTTGGGCTGGCTATCGAGGTGCAGGGGGACCAGCAGGCATGGTTTG GTTTTGCCGGCACCCCGGGCTACTTGTCTCCGGAGGTTTTGAGGAAAGACCCATATGGGAAGCCAGTGGACATGTGGGCCTGTg GTGTGATTTTATATATCCTGCTGGTGGGCTACCCTCCCTTCTGGGATGAGGACCAACACCGCCTGTACCAACAAATCAAGGCAGGGGCCTATGAT ttccCATCCCCAGAGTGGGACACTGTAACTCCTGAGGCCAAAGATCTGATCAACAAGATGCTAACAATCAACCCCAGTAAACGCATCACTGCCGCAGAGGCCCTAAAACATCCCTGGATCTGC CAACGGTCCACTGTAGCTTCCATGATGCACAGGCAGGAGACTGTGGAGTGCTTGAAGAAATTCAACGCTAGGAGAAAACTCAAG GGAGCCATATTGACCACTTTGCTGGTCACAAGAAACTTCTCAG CCAAGAGTTTGCTCAACAAGAAGGCAGATGGTGTTAAG gaACCACAGACAACTGTGATCCACAACCCCGTGGATGGAAATAAG GAGTCCATTGAGAGTGCCAACACCACCATTGAGGATGATGATGTAAAAG CCGTTCATCTGGGCAGCTTAGTGAGTGGTATCTTGAGCTCTAAGAGCCGTTCCTCACAGATGTCTGACTCAAGACAAACTCCCACCTCCTCAGTTCAGA CTTGCACCAATAACAATAAAG CTCGCAAACAGGAAATTATCAAAGTCACTGAGCAGTTGATTGAGTCTATCAACAATGGAGACTTTGAGTCCTATGC GAAGATTTGTGATCCTGGTCTTACTTCCTTTGAGCCTGAGGCCCTGGGCAACCTGGTGGAAGGACATGACTTCCATCGGTTTTACTTTGAGAATG CACTGTCCAAAGGGAACAAGCCAGTGCACACCATCCTCTTGAACCCACATGTGCACCTAATTGGGGAAAATGCAGCATGTATTGCCTATATCCGACTGACCCAGTACATGGATACCAGTGGCATGCCCCGCACCATGCAGTCTGAGGAGACCCGTGTGTGGCACCGCCGCGACGGCAAGTGGCAGAACATCCACTTCCACCGTTCGGGCTCGCCCAGCATCCCCTCACA ttaa
- the camk2d2 gene encoding calcium/calmodulin-dependent protein kinase type II delta 2 chain isoform X11, with protein MALTICTRFTDEYQLFEELGKGAFSVVRRCVKISSGQEFAAKIINTKKLSARDHQKLEREARICRLLKHTNIVRLHDSISEEGFHYLVFDLVTGGELFEDIVAREYYSEADASHCIQQILESVHHCHVNGIVHRDLKPENLLLASKLKGAAVKLADFGLAIEVQGDQQAWFGFAGTPGYLSPEVLRKDPYGKPVDMWACGVILYILLVGYPPFWDEDQHRLYQQIKAGAYDFPSPEWDTVTPEAKDLINKMLTINPSKRITAAEALKHPWICQRSTVASMMHRQETVECLKKFNARRKLKGAILTTLLVTRNFSAKSLLNKKADGVKVNNKANTMTSPKDTGSAPALEPQTTVIHNPVDGNKESIESANTTIEDDDVKARKQEIIKVTEQLIESINNGDFESYAKICDPGLTSFEPEALGNLVEGHDFHRFYFENALSKGNKPVHTILLNPHVHLIGENAACIAYIRLTQYMDTSGMPRTMQSEETRVWHRRDGKWQNIHFHRSGSPSIPSH; from the exons ggGCGCATTCTCTGTGGTCAGGAGGTGTGTGAAGATCTCCTCTGGACAGGAATTTGCTGCAAAAATCATCAACACTAAGAAGCTTTCTGCCAGAG atcATCAAAAGCTGGAACGAGAGGCGAGGATTTGTCGTTTACTGAAGCACACCAACATCG TACGACTTCATGACAGCATATCAGAAGAGGGTTTCCACTATCTGGTGTTTGATCT GGTGACAGGAGGAGAGCTGTTTGAGGACATTGTAGCCAGGGAGTACTACAGTGAGGCGGATGCCAG CCACTGCATACAGCAGATCCTCGAGAGTGTCCATCACTGCCATGTTAATGGGATCGTCCACAGGGATCTGAAG CCTGAGAACCTTCTATTGGCCAGTAAGCTGAAGGGGGCGGCGGTCAAGTTGGCTGACTTTGGGCTGGCTATCGAGGTGCAGGGGGACCAGCAGGCATGGTTTG GTTTTGCCGGCACCCCGGGCTACTTGTCTCCGGAGGTTTTGAGGAAAGACCCATATGGGAAGCCAGTGGACATGTGGGCCTGTg GTGTGATTTTATATATCCTGCTGGTGGGCTACCCTCCCTTCTGGGATGAGGACCAACACCGCCTGTACCAACAAATCAAGGCAGGGGCCTATGAT ttccCATCCCCAGAGTGGGACACTGTAACTCCTGAGGCCAAAGATCTGATCAACAAGATGCTAACAATCAACCCCAGTAAACGCATCACTGCCGCAGAGGCCCTAAAACATCCCTGGATCTGC CAACGGTCCACTGTAGCTTCCATGATGCACAGGCAGGAGACTGTGGAGTGCTTGAAGAAATTCAACGCTAGGAGAAAACTCAAG GGAGCCATATTGACCACTTTGCTGGTCACAAGAAACTTCTCAG CCAAGAGTTTGCTCAACAAGAAGGCAGATGGTGTTAAG GTCAACAACAAAGCCAACACAATGACCAGTCCTAAAGACACTGGCTCTGCCCCTGCGCTG gaACCACAGACAACTGTGATCCACAACCCCGTGGATGGAAATAAG GAGTCCATTGAGAGTGCCAACACCACCATTGAGGATGATGATGTAAAAG CTCGCAAACAGGAAATTATCAAAGTCACTGAGCAGTTGATTGAGTCTATCAACAATGGAGACTTTGAGTCCTATGC GAAGATTTGTGATCCTGGTCTTACTTCCTTTGAGCCTGAGGCCCTGGGCAACCTGGTGGAAGGACATGACTTCCATCGGTTTTACTTTGAGAATG CACTGTCCAAAGGGAACAAGCCAGTGCACACCATCCTCTTGAACCCACATGTGCACCTAATTGGGGAAAATGCAGCATGTATTGCCTATATCCGACTGACCCAGTACATGGATACCAGTGGCATGCCCCGCACCATGCAGTCTGAGGAGACCCGTGTGTGGCACCGCCGCGACGGCAAGTGGCAGAACATCCACTTCCACCGTTCGGGCTCGCCCAGCATCCCCTCACA ttaa